A stretch of the Duncaniella dubosii genome encodes the following:
- a CDS encoding RNA polymerase sigma factor, whose protein sequence is MNGPPITERDFARLVKEHSRIINKICYFYSSEKLPFDDLRQEIYVNIWQGLSQFRGESKMSTWIYRVAVNSALMAIRSSKVRPETVSIDLSALALTTEIDDAQKENLQMLYDLINRLEDIEKAIILLWLDEYSYDEIADTIGLKRNTVATKIHRIKDKLSKQI, encoded by the coding sequence ATGAACGGTCCACCAATAACAGAAAGGGATTTTGCCCGCTTGGTAAAGGAGCATTCCCGCATCATCAACAAAATCTGCTATTTCTATAGTTCGGAAAAACTGCCGTTTGATGACCTCAGGCAAGAAATCTATGTCAATATCTGGCAGGGATTGAGTCAGTTCAGAGGAGAAAGCAAGATGTCGACATGGATATATCGTGTGGCAGTCAACTCAGCACTGATGGCAATAAGGTCTTCAAAAGTCAGACCGGAGACAGTCTCTATCGACTTATCAGCTCTTGCTCTGACTACGGAAATAGACGATGCTCAGAAAGAAAATCTTCAAATGCTATATGATTTGATCAACAGGCTTGAAGATATCGAAAAAGCCATTATCCTGCTTTGGCTTGACGAGTATTCCTACGACGAGATAGCTGACACAATCGGCTTAAAACGAAATACGGTAGCGACTAAAATCCACCGTATCAAAGATAAACTCTCAAAACAGATATGA
- a CDS encoding GLPGLI family protein, protein MNRLILTLLMCLAASGAFAQIADIKVTYGYNHHDPTGKAVNSKMVLLADRNQSKFFSIVNEQVDSMMTTAEGRMAYSQMVQAAMEKRDVANLPIKKEPMYVLKSTKDSVTSVYDLVGADFWVYDEPLIAQQWEITDSTKKILDYECVKATCNFRGRNWAVWFTPEIPLQDGPWKLCGLPGLILSAEDLTGQYSFIADGVQNTSEIIRPIFGKENYEKTDRIKYLQSTRSFTDNALEYIRAATGSNVADMPRIEIDESYDFLETDYRK, encoded by the coding sequence ATGAACAGACTTATTTTAACCTTACTTATGTGCCTTGCCGCATCAGGGGCTTTCGCGCAGATTGCAGATATTAAAGTCACTTATGGCTACAACCATCATGATCCGACCGGCAAAGCTGTCAACAGCAAGATGGTTCTCCTCGCTGACAGAAATCAATCAAAATTTTTCAGCATTGTCAACGAGCAAGTGGATTCAATGATGACAACTGCGGAGGGACGAATGGCTTACAGCCAGATGGTTCAGGCTGCTATGGAAAAGAGGGATGTAGCCAACCTACCAATAAAAAAAGAGCCAATGTATGTTCTGAAATCCACGAAAGACAGTGTCACCTCGGTATATGATCTCGTGGGAGCTGACTTCTGGGTATATGATGAACCTCTCATTGCACAACAATGGGAAATAACCGATTCAACAAAGAAAATCCTTGACTACGAATGCGTGAAAGCGACATGTAATTTCAGAGGCCGTAACTGGGCTGTCTGGTTTACTCCTGAGATTCCACTGCAGGACGGTCCTTGGAAACTTTGTGGACTTCCCGGACTCATATTGAGTGCGGAAGACTTGACCGGTCAATATTCGTTCATTGCAGACGGTGTCCAGAATACTTCTGAAATAATACGCCCTATCTTTGGAAAAGAAAATTATGAAAAAACAGACAGAATAAAGTATCTTCAGTCAACGAGATCGTTTACCGACAATGCTTTAGAATATATACGGGCTGCCACAGGCTCAAATGTAGCAGATATGCCAAGAATAGAGATTGACGAATCTTACGACTTCCTCGAAACCGATTATAGGAAATGA